The Populus nigra chromosome 14, ddPopNigr1.1, whole genome shotgun sequence genome has a segment encoding these proteins:
- the LOC133672929 gene encoding kinetochore protein NUF2 homolog: protein MSKFEYPMLSRTDMISILAESQIAAIIETDLKNPTPDFVADIYTRLLVYLDLLHEEDEGQVEFAALEQLENPHYHVGSARIMNLYIKVKEVITMLQCPADFTLRDLLKPQGDRTQFFLSAILNFCLHKDSKMNELRPIGEELTLLDEQRRGLEDKISQLNAEIAEYNDARERELPLAQEVNGKVKELRQKIADLNNHQMSLRASYRKLKERSSEMDGEISRAEFDLVQSVQENANLRSKIVQSPDKLQRALEEKKSVREEARNAERLAMQSFEAKTAVLEVYTKALKKMSKHFDQMQAIHEQVNSAKSIEKDYKALKAKLSDDGLMDKSLDAKLVELQMKAQQLNELKKLLEKERDMKCEEATKEYNTIKSEVESKRHDLEARQRRVEAVLSEVDAITSETNMVNESGAAKVQKLVSKREEIAEQFKKYKNSLEPLLQCANS, encoded by the exons atgtCGAAATTCGAGTACCCTATGCTCTCCCGTACGGACATGATTTCAATCCTTGCAGAGTCACAAATCGCCGCCATAATCGAAACTGACCTGAAAAATCCAACGCCAGATTTCGTGGCCGATATCTACACCCGTCTCCTAGTCTACCTCGATCTTCTCCACGA GGAAGATGAAGGGCAAGTTGAGTTTGCAGCTTTAGAGCAGCTTGAGAACCCGCATTACCATGTCGGGTCGGCCCGGATTATGAATCTTTATATTAAGGTAAAAGAGGTTATAACAATGCTTCAATGTCCTGCTGATTTTACTCTCAGAGATCTTTTGAAGCCTCAAGGAGATCGCACTCAGTTTTTTCTAAGTGCCATTCTCAATTTCTGTCTTCATAAAGACTCGAAAATGAATGAATTGAGGCCGATTGGGGAGGAACTTACGCTTCTTGACGAGCAGCGAAGAGGCTTGGAGGATAAGATTTCCCAG TTGAATGCGGAGATCGCGGAGTATAATGATGCGAGGGAGAGAGAGTTACCGCTTGCTCAAGAGGTTAATGGCAAAGTTAAAGAATTGCGACAAAAGATTGCTGACCTCAACAACCACCAGATGTCCCTGAGAGCTTCGTATAGGAAGTTGAAGGAGAGGAGTTCGGAAATGGATGGGGAG attTCAAGGGCCGAGTTTGACCTGGTACAAAGTGTTCAAGAGAATGCAAATTTACGTTCAAAAATTGTTCAATCACCAGATAAATTACAg AGGGCTTTGGAGGAGAAGAAATCAGTTCGAGAAGAGGCAAGGAATGCTGAAAGATTAGCAATGCAGTCCTTTGAGGCTAAGACTGCTGTCCTTGAGGTTTATACAAAG GCTCTTAAGAAAATGTCAAAGCACTTCGATCAGATGCAGGCAATCCATGAACAG GTAAATTCTGCCAAATCCATCGAAAAAGACTATAAGGCTTTAAAAGCTAAGCTCAGTGACGATGGGCTGATGGATAAGTCACTTGATGCCAAACTGGTTGAACTACAAATGAAAG CACAACAGTTGAATGAGTTAAAAAAGCTgttagagaaagaaagagatatgAAGTGTGAGGAAGCTACTAAAGAATATAATACTATTAAGTCGGAGGTGGAATCCAAGAGGCATGATCTAGAAGCAAGACAAAGGAGGGTTGAAGCTGTATTGTCAGAG GTGGATGCCATAACGTCAGAGACTAACATGGTAAATGAATCTGGTGCCGCTAAAGTTCAAAAGCTAGTTAGCAAACGTGAAGAGATTGCTGAACAG tttaaaaaatacaagaactcCTTAGAGCCTTTGCTGCAGTGTGCTAACAGTTGA
- the LOC133672689 gene encoding nicotinamidase 1-like isoform X1, translating into MVSETVDLLKNELPLEQESVVLPEDVVNGLVLVDIINGFCSVGAGNLAPREPNRQITGMINESARLARLFCDKKLPVLAFLDSHQPNKPEEPYPPHCIAGTDESKLVPALQWIENEPNVTIRRKDCFDGFLGSVEDDGSNVFVDWVKNNHIKAILVVGICTDICVLDFVCSTISARNRGFLAPLEDVIVYSRGCATFDVPLHVARNTKGALSHPQELMHHMGLYMAKERGAIIANEVSLVIPKKP; encoded by the exons atggtgTCCGAAACTGTTGATCTTTTGAAAAATGAACTGCCTCTTGAGCAGGAGTCTGTGGTTTTGCCTGAAGATGTTGTGAATGGTCTTGTTCTTGTGGATATCATCAATGGTTTTTGCTCTGTTGGTGCTGGAAATCTG GCTCCGAGAGAACCCAATAGGCAGATTACAGGAATGATCAATGAATCAGCAAGGCTGGCCAGGTTGTTCTGTGACAAGAAACTGCCTGTTCTGGCATTCCTTGATTCTCATCAACCTAACAAGCCTGAGGAACCATACCCCCCTCATTGTATTGCTGGCACGGATGAATCCAAGCTGGTTCCTG CACTGCAATGGATAGAGAATGAACCAAATGTCACAATCCGACGCAAAGATTGCTTTGATGGATTCTTGGGCTCAGTCGAGGATGATGGCTCCAATGTTTTCGTAGATTGGGTGAAGAACAATCATATAAAAGCT ATATTGGTGGTGGGCATATGCACAGACATCTGTGTTCTGGATTTTGTCTGTTCAACAATATCTGCCAGAAACCGTGGATTTCTAGCCCCTCTGGAGGATGTAATAGTGTATTCTCGTGGCTGTGCTACCTTCGATGTTCCTCTTCATGTTGCAAGAAACACCAAAGGTGCCTTATCTCATCCCCAG GAGCTGATGCATCATATGGGCCTTTACATGGCAAAGGAAAGGGGAGCCATAATAGCAAATGAGGTGTCACTGGTTATACCAAAGAAACCATGA
- the LOC133672689 gene encoding nicotinamidase 1-like isoform X2, whose amino-acid sequence MSFLSSKSLVLPGDDVAGLALVDVINGFCSTGAGNLAPREPNRQITGMINESARLARLFCDKKLPVLAFLDSHQPNKPEEPYPPHCIAGTDESKLVPALQWIENEPNVTIRRKDCFDGFLGSVEDDGSNVFVDWVKNNHIKAILVVGICTDICVLDFVCSTISARNRGFLAPLEDVIVYSRGCATFDVPLHVARNTKGALSHPQELMHHMGLYMAKERGAIIANEVSLVIPKKP is encoded by the exons atgagcTTCCTTTCGAGCAAGAGTCTGGTTTTGCCTGGGGATGATGTAGCTGGTCTTGCTCTCGTGGATGTCATCAATGGTTTTTGCAGTACTGGTGCTGGAAATCTG GCTCCGAGAGAACCCAATAGGCAGATTACAGGAATGATCAATGAATCAGCAAGGCTGGCCAGGTTGTTCTGTGACAAGAAACTGCCTGTTCTGGCATTCCTTGATTCTCATCAACCTAACAAGCCTGAGGAACCATACCCCCCTCATTGTATTGCTGGCACGGATGAATCCAAGCTGGTTCCTG CACTGCAATGGATAGAGAATGAACCAAATGTCACAATCCGACGCAAAGATTGCTTTGATGGATTCTTGGGCTCAGTCGAGGATGATGGCTCCAATGTTTTCGTAGATTGGGTGAAGAACAATCATATAAAAGCT ATATTGGTGGTGGGCATATGCACAGACATCTGTGTTCTGGATTTTGTCTGTTCAACAATATCTGCCAGAAACCGTGGATTTCTAGCCCCTCTGGAGGATGTAATAGTGTATTCTCGTGGCTGTGCTACCTTCGATGTTCCTCTTCATGTTGCAAGAAACACCAAAGGTGCCTTATCTCATCCCCAG GAGCTGATGCATCATATGGGCCTTTACATGGCAAAGGAAAGGGGAGCCATAATAGCAAATGAGGTGTCACTGGTTATACCAAAGAAACCATGA
- the LOC133673501 gene encoding beta-ureidopropionase, whose amino-acid sequence MDNIEEEIAAQNGNLEESSSAKDGSICGYESLHHLLSVNLKPHLYKEVSRLLIGLNCGKPLELIALPESAKALSSKHDFDLQAFSFDADKELVREPRVVRVGLIQNSVALPTTAPLLDQKRAIFQKLKPIIDSAGASGVNILCLQEAWMMPFAFCTREKRWCEFAEPVDGESTHFLQEYARKYNMVIINPILERDVNHGETLWNTAIVIGNRGNIIGKHRKNHIPRVGDFNESTYYMEGNTGHPVFETAYGKIAVNICYGRHHPLNWLAFGLNGAEIVFNPSATVGELSEPMWPIEARNAAIANSYFVGSINRVGTETFPNPFTSGDGKPQHADFGHFYGSSHFSAPDASGTPSLSRYKDGLLISDMDLNLCRQLKDKWGFRMTARYELYADMLSRYLKPDFEPQVISDPLLHTKSL is encoded by the exons ATGGACAATATTGAAGAAGAGATTGCAGCACAAAATGGCAATTTGGAAGAGAGCTCAAGTGCAAAAGATGGTTCAATTTGTGGGTATGAGTCCCTTCACCACCTTCTAAGTGTCAATCTTAAGCCTCATCTATACAAG GAAGTCAGTCGCTTGCTTATTGGACTGAATTGTGGAAAACCTCTCGAGCTTATTGCTCTCCCGGAATCTGCAAAAGCTCTCTCTTCGAAACATGATTTTGACCTCCAG GCCTTTTCCTTTGATGCTGACAAGGAGTTGGTGCGAGAACCTCGAGTAGTCAGGGTGGGTCTCATTCAGAACTCTGTAGCTCTTCCAACAACTGCCCCCTTATTGGACCAAAAAAGAGCTATCTTTCAGAAATTGAAGCCAATCATTGATTCTGCAGGTGCTTCAGGAGTCAACATATTATGCTTACAG GAAGCATGGATGATGCCATTTGCATTTTGTACCCGGGAGAAGAGGTGGTGTGAATTTGCAGAGCCTGTTGACGGGGAATCAACACATTTTCTTCAGGAATATGCGCGGAAATACAACATGGTCATTATAAATCCAATTCTTGAGAGAGATGTTAATCATGGAGAGACTCTCTGGAACACTGCTATTGTAATTGGAAACCGTGGAAACATAATTGGCAAGCATCGGAAG AACCATATACCTAGAGTCGGTGATTTCAATGAAAGCACGTATTACATGGAAGGAAATACCGGGCATCCTGTGTTTGAGACGGCTTATGGAAAGATTGCTGTCAATATATGTTATGGGAGGCACCATCCATTGAATTGGTTAGCATTTGGCCTGAATGGTGCAGAGATTGTTTTCAATCCTTCTGCAACTGTTGGTGAACTCAGCGAACCAATGTGGCCTATTGAG GCTCGTAATGCTGCCATAGCTAACAGCTACTTTGTTGGGTCAATCAATCGTGTTGGAACTGAGACATTCCCTAATCCATTTACTTCCGGCGATGGGAAGCCACAACATGCAGATTTTGGGCATTTCTACGGGTCTAGTCATTTTTCAGCTCCAGATGCTTCTGGCACACCCTCCCTCTCACGTTACAAGGATGGATTATTGATCTCAGACATGGATCTAAACCTCTGTAGGCAGCTGAAAGACAAGTGGGGATTTCGGATGACTGCTCGGTATGAGTTATACGCTGACATGCTTTCCCGTTACTTGAAGCCAGACTTTGAGCCCCAAGTCATCTCCGATCCCCTGTTACATACGAAGTCTCTGTAA